One region of Culex pipiens pallens isolate TS chromosome 2, TS_CPP_V2, whole genome shotgun sequence genomic DNA includes:
- the LOC120417573 gene encoding uncharacterized protein LOC120417573, which translates to MTGILVILFGLVIQSALGDVFASKSITRALVPPRRESDYRRGYPPTTSLPEVIVNRDFVSTTVTPQRDSQGYFYDPPSNAYIPPEQPFADEPVPPPNLADEYPSIDNQYLPPNEDLPPLGPPIFSDPPTNEYIPPAQPQPPQRDEIVIVTTEAGYQYNPPSSPAPPFADEGVSNDNNGYNYDPPANGYLPPTGRALRDEVPNGPRTPIRLQLNELTCLPNVGGFFRSTITIQSPIDSSPLVDIEDDSDLTGCNVRVDQTRITVNIDVADFSKCGVQQCGPSARELCLRLRFPQIGGMRTVTDAILTLQCKIQQRVVARTHSVRVGISNDAQTRSASDTGTFAYGGSQRPFRSQLGLFRRGQGNGNRFTRSLEPGGAVMLGEELLLRTQVRSGDGWNYTRLSDVAMLRLSASGTVLNSATLVTTNGCLNPSMKAVCPAAPVLETPLSYRLGLRAAMFQGMRSGDEMVLRVRVVGCVDRRECTVDNCATVRSKRDVSDNSSTETTTSTTTTTAPPSPEHELPSEITSISFRIMLPSDDGDLHPVDSAPSSSPSVLTLTAVAISLIVVTALLVLLAFGKLYRTRKQHPTYDEYRSD; encoded by the exons ATGACTGGGATACTGGTGATCTTGTTTGGATTGGTGATCCAAAGTGCACTTGGGGATGTGTTTGCCTCGAAGAGTATTACCAGAGCGTTGGTACCTCCACGTCGGGAAAGTGATTACAGGAGAGGATATCCTCCAACAACCTCTTTACCGGAAGTGATAGTGAATCGTGATTTTGTTAGTACAACTGTGACTCCTCAAAGAGATTCTCAAGGATATTTCTACGATCCACCGAGTAATGCATACATACCGCCGGAACAACCATTTGCTGATGAACCAGTTCCACCTCCAAACCTTGCTGACGAGTATCCATCGATCGACAACCAATACCTGCCACCAAACGAGGATCTACCCCCACTAGGACCACCGATCTTCTCCGATCCTCCCACAAACGAGTACATCCCACCTGCCCAACCACAACCTCCACAACGGGACGAGATCGTGATCGTTACGACGGAAGCCGGCTACCAGTACAATCCACCAAGTTCTCCAGCTCCTCCGTTTGCCGACGAAGGAGTATCGAACGACAACAACGGGTACAACTACGATCCTCCAGCAAACGGATACCTTCCTCCTACCGGACGAGCTCTGCGGGACGAAGTCCCGAACGGTCCTCGAACTCCAATCCGACTTCAGTTGAACGAGCTAACCTGTCTACCGAATGTCGGAGGGTTCTTCCGATCCACGATCACCATCCAAAGCCCGATTGATAGTTCCCCCCTCGTTGACATAGAAGACGATAGCGATCTTACCGGTTGTAACGTGCGCGTAGATCAGACGCGAATCACCGTCAACATCGACGTCGCTGACTTTAGCAAGTGCGGTGTTCAGCAGTGTGGCCCCAGTGCTCGTGAACTCTGTCTAAGACTTCGGTTCCCCCAAATCGGGGGCATGCGAACGGTTACGGACGCCATCTTGACGCTGCAGTGCAAGATCCAGCAACGGGTCGTGGCGAGAACTCATTCCGTCCGCGTAGGAATCAGCAACGACGCTCAGACAAGAAGTGCCAGCGACACAGGAACATTCGCCTACGGCGGATCCCAGCGGCCCTTTCGTTCCCAGCTAGGTCTTTTTCGGAGAGGCCAGGGCAATGGGAACCGATTCACGCGATCGCTCGAACCCGGCGGTGCCGTCATGCTCGGCGAAGAGCTCCTGTTGCGAACCCAAGTCCGCAGTGGAGATG GCTGGAACTACACCCGGCTGTCGGATGTGGCGATGCTGAGGCTGTCGGCGAGCGGGACGGTGCTGAACTCGGCCACCCTGGTGACCACCAACGGGTGCCTGAATCCGTCGATGAAGGCCGTCTGTCCGGCGGCGCCGGTGCTGGAGACGCCGCTAAGTTACCGGTTGGGACTACGGGCGGCCATGTTTCAGGGGATGCGTAGCGGAGACGAGATGGTGCTGAGGGTGCGTGTGGTGGGGTGTGTCGACCGGCGGGAGTGCACGGTG GACAATTGCGCAACCGTTCGATCGAAACGTGATGTCTCCGACAATTCCTCCACCGAAACAACGACATCAACGACCACCACGACCGCACCGCCATCCCCGGAACACGAACTTCCCTCGGAAATCACCTCGATATCGTTCCGAATCATGTTGCCATCCGACGACGGTGACCTTCACCCGGTTGACTCGGCGCCCTCATCATCGCCGTCGGTTCTCACGCTCACCGCGGTGGCAATTTCGCTGATAGTGGTGACGGCCCTGCTCGTACTGCTGGCCTTCGGGAAACTGTATCGAACCCGCAAGCAACATCCGACCTACGACGAGTATCGATCGGATTAG